The Microcebus murinus isolate Inina chromosome 1, M.murinus_Inina_mat1.0, whole genome shotgun sequence genome includes a region encoding these proteins:
- the LOC105873906 gene encoding LOW QUALITY PROTEIN: uncharacterized protein LOC105873906 (The sequence of the model RefSeq protein was modified relative to this genomic sequence to represent the inferred CDS: inserted 1 base in 1 codon; deleted 2 bases in 1 codon) has product MYPLRAGRRAMLSELRARPAPLLLLTSVLSETLAXEGDHISFVIGPFHPRFGPPSDPEPRGWSLLPGALESVEPATAPRGELGSRVVNAAGSRPRHLLSETSRRAGRGWPRPRCAYRALLPPCPGLLGLCTTPPVRDACARARPLFLCFAASSSSSSSSSSPQYAGYWD; this is encoded by the exons ATGTACCCGCTCCGCGCGGGCCGTCGTGCAATGCTATCCGAGCTCCGCGCGCGCCCtgcgcccctcctcctcctcacgtCCGTCCTCTCTGAAACCTTGG GCGAAGGGGATCACATTTCCTTTGTCATCGGGCCATTTCACCCTCGCTTTGGTCCCCCCTCCGATCCCGAGCCTCGGGGATGGAGCCTCCTCCCGGGCGCGCTGGAATCAGTGGAACCGGCAACGGCCCCGCGCGGCGAGCTCGGGAGCCGCGTGGTCAACGCAGCCGGCTCGCGCCCGCGTCATCTTCTCTCTGAAACGAGTCGCCGAGCGGGACGCGGGTGGCCCCGGCCGCGCTGCGCCTACCGGGCTCTGCTCCCGCCGTGCCCTGGCCTCCTGGGGCTTTGCACAACTCCCCCAGTTCGGGatgcg tgcgcgcgcgcgcgccccctctttctctgttttgccgcctcttcctcctcttcctcctcctcctcttctcctcagTACGCTGGTTATTGGGACTGA